In Flammeovirgaceae bacterium 311, one DNA window encodes the following:
- the pyrG gene encoding CTP synthetase (COG0504 CTP synthase (UTP-ammonia lyase)) codes for MSSAKYIFVTGGVTSSLGKGIISASLGKLLQARGFRVTIQKFDPYINIDPGTLNPYEHGECYVTEDGAETDLDLGHYERFLDISTSQANNITTGRIYHNVITAERQGKFLGKTVQVVPHITDEIKRNVYLLGETGEYDFIITEIGGCVGDIESLPFIEAVRQVKWEVGQNNFLVIHLTLVPYLKSAGELKTKPTQHSVKQLLEAGIQPDILVCRSEHHLPNDIRKKMALFCNVNINSVIEARDAESIYDVPLLMLKEKLDERVLSKLRMPHKQEPAIEHWKEFLGKLKNPTSDAKIGLIGKYVELPDAYKSIIESFTHAGAYNECKVHLKLIHSEEVTADNAQHLLGELDGILVAPGFGDRGIDGKIQTVRFARENNIPFLGICLGMQVAVVEFARNVLGLEGASSTEMNKDTPHPVIDLMEDQKNIQEMGGTMRLGSYTCDLRKGSKAAQAYGKTKIIERHRHRYEFNNKYLKDIEAAGMLASGINPDTGLVEMIELKDHPWFVGGQFHPELKSRVLNPHPLFIRFIKAALEYKQKKQKD; via the coding sequence ATGTCATCAGCTAAATATATCTTCGTTACGGGCGGAGTAACTTCATCCTTAGGCAAGGGCATCATATCTGCATCCCTTGGCAAGTTACTTCAGGCCCGCGGCTTTCGGGTAACCATCCAGAAATTCGATCCCTACATCAACATCGATCCGGGCACGCTCAATCCTTATGAGCATGGCGAATGCTATGTAACAGAGGACGGTGCCGAAACCGATCTTGACCTTGGCCACTATGAACGCTTTCTGGACATCAGCACCTCACAGGCCAACAACATTACTACCGGTCGTATTTACCATAATGTGATCACTGCTGAGCGGCAGGGTAAATTTCTTGGTAAAACCGTTCAGGTAGTTCCTCATATTACCGACGAAATAAAAAGAAACGTATACCTGCTGGGCGAAACTGGCGAGTACGACTTTATCATCACCGAAATAGGTGGTTGCGTGGGTGACATTGAGTCTTTACCATTTATTGAAGCCGTACGACAGGTGAAGTGGGAGGTTGGCCAGAATAATTTTCTTGTTATTCATCTTACGCTGGTACCCTACCTTAAATCTGCCGGGGAGCTTAAAACCAAGCCTACCCAACACTCGGTAAAGCAGCTGCTGGAGGCGGGTATTCAGCCCGATATTCTGGTGTGCCGCTCTGAGCACCACCTGCCCAACGACATCCGTAAAAAGATGGCGCTGTTTTGCAACGTGAACATTAATTCCGTAATTGAGGCCCGCGATGCAGAAAGCATCTATGATGTGCCGCTACTCATGCTGAAGGAAAAGCTTGATGAACGGGTGCTTAGCAAGCTTAGAATGCCCCACAAGCAGGAACCTGCCATTGAGCACTGGAAAGAGTTTTTAGGTAAATTGAAAAACCCTACCAGCGATGCAAAAATAGGCCTGATCGGCAAATATGTAGAACTGCCGGATGCGTATAAGTCAATCATTGAATCTTTTACACACGCCGGTGCTTACAATGAGTGTAAGGTGCATCTAAAGCTCATTCATTCCGAAGAGGTTACAGCTGACAATGCGCAACATTTACTGGGAGAGCTGGATGGTATCCTGGTAGCGCCTGGTTTTGGCGACCGTGGTATTGACGGAAAGATCCAGACGGTGCGCTTTGCCCGTGAGAATAATATTCCGTTTCTGGGCATATGTCTGGGTATGCAGGTTGCTGTGGTGGAATTTGCGCGCAATGTGCTGGGACTGGAAGGTGCCAGCTCTACAGAAATGAATAAAGATACACCTCACCCTGTGATTGACCTGATGGAAGATCAGAAAAACATCCAGGAAATGGGGGGCACCATGCGTCTTGGCTCCTATACCTGCGACTTGCGCAAGGGTAGTAAAGCCGCACAGGCCTATGGAAAAACAAAGATTATTGAACGCCACCGCCACCGCTACGAATTCAATAACAAATATCTGAAAGACATTGAAGCTGCCGGCATGCTGGCCTCAGGCATCAATCCCGATACCGGGCTGGTGGAAATGATAGAGCTTAAAGACCACCCCTGGTTCGTAGGCGGGCAGTTCCACCCCGAGCTCAAGAGCAGGGTGCTGAATCCTCACCCACTCTTTATACGCTTTATAAAAGCGGCGCTGGAGTACAAGCAAAAAAAACAGAAGGACTAA
- a CDS encoding membrane protein insertase (COG0706 Preprotein translocase subunit YidC), translated as MDKDKVTGLVLISVLFLVYMFFFAPEPPQQTPPAQTTTAPAQQATPENTALAEPEQVPDSVRQAQLTQRWGEFAAGMQGEAQEVVLENEVVRIALSSQGGTVQSVLLKQYSTFSREPLYLVEEGDAQFSLEAATDRGALNLYDLYYTAEKRNSEAGEQLVFSLSLGNGGQVQHIYTLPADSYQLHYEFKTSGLSNNLSSPTLNYRWQQRLHNLEREMEDSRQRSTIKYYTADEDFEELDKNVSGKEELQIEDAVKWVGFNHRFFTSAIIAEKSFSRGYVATEVPAGDTTFLKHSDIRMQLPDSVALAGGQFTYFFGPNNYYLLNKVADGFGKNVDLGYFILRPINKWLIIPVFHFLEQFISNYGIIILLLVIFIKMLLFPLTYKSYIGMAKMRVLKPQIDELKEKHGEDPMKMQQEQMKMYSQLGINPISGCIPMLLQMPILFAMFYFFPNSIELRQESFLWAEDLSTYDSVLQLPFSIPAYGDHVSLFTLLMTLSTILYTYRNQQMSAAVPGPMKTLSYLMPVTFLFFLNSFPAALTYYYFVSNIVTFAQQDLIKRFVNDDKILQIIERNRLKNKDKKKGGFQARLEQALRASQEAQKNKETAAVKPVKKSKK; from the coding sequence ATGGATAAAGATAAAGTTACCGGCCTGGTGCTGATCAGTGTACTCTTTTTAGTGTACATGTTCTTCTTTGCACCAGAGCCTCCACAGCAAACTCCTCCCGCTCAAACCACTACTGCGCCGGCACAACAGGCCACCCCGGAAAATACTGCACTGGCTGAGCCAGAGCAGGTTCCTGACTCTGTACGGCAGGCACAGCTCACGCAGCGCTGGGGCGAATTTGCTGCCGGCATGCAGGGCGAAGCCCAGGAAGTAGTACTGGAAAATGAGGTGGTACGTATTGCCCTGAGCTCGCAGGGTGGCACTGTACAAAGTGTTTTGCTCAAGCAGTATTCCACCTTTTCACGCGAGCCGCTTTACCTGGTTGAGGAGGGAGATGCACAGTTTAGCCTGGAAGCTGCTACAGATCGCGGAGCCCTGAACCTCTATGATCTTTACTACACTGCCGAAAAAAGAAACAGCGAAGCCGGAGAACAGCTGGTCTTTAGCCTCTCCCTTGGCAATGGCGGCCAGGTGCAGCACATCTATACCCTGCCTGCAGATAGTTACCAGCTGCACTATGAGTTTAAAACCAGCGGGCTGAGCAATAATCTTTCCAGCCCCACCCTCAACTATCGCTGGCAGCAACGCCTCCATAATCTGGAACGCGAAATGGAGGATAGCCGTCAACGCAGTACCATCAAATACTACACTGCCGACGAAGATTTTGAAGAACTTGATAAGAACGTATCCGGTAAAGAAGAACTCCAGATAGAAGATGCCGTGAAATGGGTGGGCTTTAACCACAGGTTCTTTACCTCGGCCATTATTGCAGAAAAAAGTTTTAGCAGAGGCTATGTAGCCACTGAGGTTCCTGCAGGTGACACCACCTTTCTGAAGCATTCAGACATCCGCATGCAGCTGCCCGACAGCGTTGCCCTGGCCGGCGGACAGTTTACCTACTTCTTTGGCCCTAACAATTATTATTTGCTGAACAAAGTTGCCGATGGTTTTGGTAAAAATGTAGACCTGGGTTACTTTATTCTGCGTCCCATCAACAAGTGGCTCATTATTCCGGTGTTCCACTTCCTGGAGCAGTTTATCAGCAACTATGGTATTATTATTCTGCTGCTGGTAATCTTCATCAAAATGCTGCTCTTCCCGCTTACCTATAAATCTTATATAGGCATGGCCAAAATGCGGGTACTCAAGCCGCAGATCGATGAGCTGAAGGAGAAGCACGGCGAAGATCCGATGAAGATGCAGCAGGAGCAGATGAAGATGTATTCACAACTGGGCATTAACCCGATTAGCGGATGTATACCCATGCTGCTGCAAATGCCTATCCTGTTTGCCATGTTCTATTTTTTCCCGAATTCAATAGAACTTCGCCAGGAAAGCTTTCTTTGGGCAGAAGACCTTTCTACCTACGATAGTGTGCTGCAGCTACCCTTCTCCATACCCGCCTATGGCGACCATGTGAGCTTGTTTACGCTGCTCATGACCCTTTCTACCATTCTTTACACCTATCGCAACCAGCAAATGTCGGCGGCGGTACCAGGGCCTATGAAAACACTTAGCTACCTGATGCCGGTAACCTTTTTGTTCTTCCTGAACTCATTTCCTGCAGCTCTTACCTACTATTACTTTGTATCTAACATTGTAACCTTTGCTCAGCAAGACCTGATCAAACGCTTTGTTAACGATGATAAGATATTGCAGATCATTGAGCGTAACCGTCTGAAGAACAAAGACAAGAAGAAGGGAGGGTTTCAGGCCCGCCTGGAGCAAGCTTTAAGAGCAAGCCAGGAAGCACAGAAAAACAAGGAAACCGCTGCTGTTAAGCCTGTAAAAAAGTCTAAGAAGTAA
- a CDS encoding pkd domain containing protein (COG3291 FOG: PKD repeat), protein MKKFTILLHSFIMLLVLGLGHVQAQDCSIFTASGGDIVPDKRCAPVGVTVAARFSSAAGPDVLSNMQIRVVWGDGSAPEMYTPTSVQLSNGTWRYEIEDITHTYPKGGQKCNYEVVANPVVGGTVCASQVYSSNVTVWDTDDANGGQIAINPQFYYVCPGEEFSLTFDDISVWNCTPPNEKDNINWPARWTQFIYGTGTTPGPRISGVAVDGAPQPYPYRGDIKAHADWQLGPDHTSYLVKVPATAQVGEMFEITLRNWNACNPYDDPVVAGGPADAMEGDYAPVRNVAIIKIVPRPVPEITTNKENFCPGEKITFTGKQATGSAVGEVQYDWLIYNDADGKELLEEKKNIKSWTRNEGFPTAGQKLIKLRIKNKEASNACWGETKLTVNVSAAPQIDPSLNGMPGSFQEICHENSPVPMQFGFSLFSNNNYKYQLSLYKRNSAATSPDSTAFAEQNVDAGFAATATHDMNILKPGVYRVLLTATDRITGCSNTKESEVVVLAKPKAAFSFPDLCEGLPVTFTNASSLPVSIKGDTIKTWQWDLNYDGNTFSPDYTGKSAFKHTYAAAGAYQVALLVTTEKGCSDMLVQTVQVKPVPKAKLSYDYTQPICPADPVIFTNLSGNTAGSFPDGVTYTLVVRDNTTTNRSPMPDPTRTMRFTNATDAVKTYSVWLEAAANAPNNCAVASDTLKLDVKPGAIAGFLAPGYDPLQPNCAPAELLLVTNGATRAIDADRYIWTISQGGVQLKQVVQNKGTAGFDTLRYTAVNTTTAPLTYTVHLDAEKGSMCTVPAEEKLRINPVPVAAYTVTRLSQSCEETVLEVKVTDPSGIRNFHWKIFPDPHNLATVTYDDHFQLVYKRPTIGAPAYDVDLALITENYYECPSLPATKTETIIPQELDDVKVVIVSGNDKGCSPLEVEFENQTGAAPAGTQYTVMMRHGSAPEMELVPKSGTAATRFTYDFVKEGNYQVWLKAIAPDGCVRYQTVPAQVTVYPMPRPYFSVDNKEGCGPLTVSLSKANITGDQRTWQVTDLTTSEVVYGPAVFNPASTDNFTFIALQNKTALKKEYRISLQTRSAQGCTADSSIVVTVHPEPKAWFEVIGSTSICEPYTINVKNNSTNPSGTTYTWEWGDGTSTTSANTNLTKTYTNTDYNANLSFPIRLTTRTPYGCAVDSVIQISVAPRVLADFEADRQTGCAPLQVNFTNRSRGNTGSDSGWFIRKPGSTTFEAQGSTLNSFSFTNTGNTTVTYEVRYVATNAAGCTDEKTREITVYPQVQQQITADVVQGCGPLKVTFKNLNPQPDVNYTWQWGDGSADEVTTTAATITHTFENTSTSTQRRYTVKVLAAHTVSGCVSTFTQEVVVFAQVQANVIPSATEGCGPLQLSFRNNSLNADSHSWKIINKFTGVEVFTATDRVPVIPQLTNTSDTDIVYEVSYRAESADACSSEQKHSITVYPTVVADFSMDKDAACGPLTVAFSNTNVQPGVEYTWQWGDGSADEVTTTAATITHTFENTSTTAQRLYKVKLLAENTTTGCRATIIKEVVVYAQVQASVVPSATAGCSPLQVNIQNNSQNADSHSWQVVNTSDGTVVFTSADRVPDLPQLTNTNTTNTNLVYEVIYKAFSAQSCTSEQKFNITVYPAVTAAFSQDKTVGCNPLEVTFTNSNIQPDVTYTWQWGDGSADETTTTEASITHRFENTSTSVQRRFTVRLLASNATTGCNATTTEEVIVYPQVMANVAPSVTEGCGPLQLSFQNNSQNADTHSWRVVRKDNGTEVYSSTNRIPDVPLLTNETSSPLVFEVFYKATSPQGCSSQQKHDITVFPGIAAGFNMDVNAAACGPTTVTFTNNNIQAGVEYTWNWGDGTAPELTTTETTIQHTFTNDRIDRSRFYEVTLTATNAAYGCKSVFRQTVTVNPTLQVSVNPDKEVICSPDKVVFANRSQNVSTHEWWYRLKGTTDQLDVRNSAEVEYLFNNNTDAVQEIEVVYRGTNSNGCSATAVHAITVYPDLEPNFTVDDDRPNLPNAVVSISNTTPHASAWTYQWNFGDGTTSTEVDPAAKTYNAFGTYIITLTISNGRCTATYTKEIKVGDTAPVVDFESVPIAGCAPLPIQFNNQSQYTDPNSYYWDFGDGKGFSTAESPSYTYFTPGQYEVTLTARNRTGETNSMTKKMVTVYGVPKADFSVRDAVVNVPGEPVYVANFSIDATTYHWDFGDGTTYTDKNPVHYYQQPGIYSITLIASNEWGCADTLHMPEVVTAEAGGKIKIPNAFTPDPGGPNGGGIDEGNNDVFFPVLDGGITKYNMRIYNRWGELLFESADRRKGWDGYYKGRLCKSDVYAYKIYVEFSDGKTLQEIGDVTLIR, encoded by the coding sequence TTGAAAAAGTTTACCATACTACTCCATTCTTTTATCATGCTGCTGGTTTTAGGCCTTGGGCATGTCCAGGCGCAGGATTGCAGTATTTTTACGGCTTCTGGCGGAGATATTGTGCCTGATAAACGATGTGCTCCGGTTGGAGTAACTGTTGCAGCAAGATTTTCCTCGGCAGCCGGACCAGATGTGCTCAGCAACATGCAAATCCGTGTGGTTTGGGGTGATGGCAGTGCTCCGGAAATGTATACACCCACGTCTGTACAGTTAAGTAATGGTACCTGGAGATACGAAATAGAAGATATCACACACACTTATCCAAAAGGCGGACAAAAGTGTAACTACGAAGTAGTAGCCAATCCGGTAGTAGGCGGAACGGTTTGTGCCTCTCAGGTGTACTCCAGTAATGTAACGGTTTGGGATACCGACGATGCTAACGGTGGACAGATCGCCATCAATCCTCAATTTTACTATGTATGTCCTGGAGAAGAGTTCAGCTTAACCTTCGATGATATATCGGTATGGAACTGTACTCCTCCAAATGAGAAAGACAACATCAACTGGCCAGCCCGCTGGACTCAGTTTATATATGGTACCGGCACAACACCCGGACCACGCATTAGCGGGGTAGCGGTAGATGGTGCCCCTCAGCCATACCCTTACCGGGGCGATATCAAAGCCCATGCCGACTGGCAGCTGGGCCCCGACCATACCAGTTACCTGGTGAAGGTACCGGCCACTGCCCAGGTAGGCGAAATGTTCGAAATTACCCTGCGCAACTGGAACGCCTGTAATCCTTACGACGATCCTGTGGTGGCGGGTGGTCCGGCCGATGCAATGGAAGGCGACTACGCGCCTGTAAGGAATGTAGCCATTATTAAAATAGTACCCCGTCCGGTACCCGAAATCACTACCAATAAAGAAAATTTCTGTCCTGGCGAAAAAATAACCTTTACAGGCAAACAGGCTACAGGATCTGCTGTGGGCGAAGTACAGTACGACTGGCTCATTTATAATGATGCAGATGGAAAAGAGTTGCTCGAGGAAAAGAAAAACATAAAATCCTGGACCAGGAATGAAGGTTTTCCAACAGCAGGACAGAAGCTGATTAAACTGCGCATTAAAAATAAAGAAGCCTCTAACGCCTGCTGGGGCGAAACCAAACTAACTGTTAATGTTTCTGCAGCTCCGCAGATCGATCCCAGCCTTAACGGAATGCCTGGTTCGTTCCAGGAAATTTGCCATGAAAACAGCCCGGTGCCCATGCAGTTTGGGTTTTCTCTGTTCAGCAATAATAATTATAAGTATCAGCTCAGTTTATACAAGCGAAACAGTGCAGCTACCAGCCCCGATAGTACTGCCTTTGCAGAACAAAATGTTGACGCCGGTTTTGCTGCTACGGCTACGCACGACATGAACATCCTCAAGCCTGGTGTTTACCGGGTGTTGTTAACAGCAACCGATCGTATTACAGGTTGTAGTAATACAAAAGAAAGCGAAGTTGTTGTCCTCGCAAAACCTAAAGCAGCTTTCAGTTTTCCCGATCTGTGCGAAGGCCTGCCGGTAACTTTTACAAATGCATCAAGCCTGCCTGTTTCCATTAAAGGGGATACCATCAAAACCTGGCAGTGGGATCTAAACTACGATGGCAATACCTTCAGCCCTGATTATACAGGGAAAAGTGCTTTTAAGCATACCTATGCAGCAGCAGGTGCATACCAGGTTGCTTTGCTGGTTACTACTGAAAAAGGTTGTTCTGATATGTTGGTGCAAACCGTACAGGTGAAGCCGGTACCCAAAGCCAAGCTGAGCTATGACTATACACAGCCCATCTGCCCGGCAGATCCTGTCATATTCACCAACTTGTCGGGCAATACAGCGGGCAGTTTCCCGGATGGCGTTACCTACACCCTGGTAGTACGTGATAATACAACTACCAATCGCTCTCCAATGCCTGACCCTACGCGCACCATGCGTTTTACCAATGCTACGGATGCCGTAAAAACCTACTCCGTATGGCTGGAAGCTGCAGCAAATGCCCCTAATAATTGTGCTGTAGCCAGCGATACGTTAAAATTAGATGTTAAACCTGGCGCCATCGCAGGCTTCCTGGCACCCGGTTATGATCCGCTGCAGCCAAACTGTGCACCTGCAGAGCTGCTGCTGGTAACCAATGGGGCAACCCGTGCCATTGATGCCGATCGTTATATCTGGACTATTTCGCAGGGTGGCGTACAGCTAAAACAAGTGGTGCAAAATAAAGGCACGGCAGGTTTTGATACCCTGCGTTACACTGCTGTTAACACTACTACAGCACCGTTAACCTATACAGTTCATCTGGATGCCGAAAAGGGCAGTATGTGTACAGTGCCTGCCGAAGAAAAATTAAGGATAAATCCTGTACCGGTGGCTGCCTACACAGTTACCAGGCTTAGCCAGAGCTGTGAGGAAACTGTACTGGAGGTAAAAGTGACAGATCCTTCGGGCATCCGTAATTTCCACTGGAAGATTTTCCCTGATCCGCATAACCTGGCAACAGTTACCTATGATGATCACTTCCAGCTGGTATATAAGCGACCCACCATTGGTGCGCCAGCCTATGATGTGGACCTGGCGCTGATCACTGAAAATTATTATGAGTGCCCAAGCCTGCCAGCTACCAAAACTGAAACCATTATCCCGCAGGAGCTGGATGATGTAAAGGTGGTGATTGTATCAGGCAATGATAAAGGATGCAGTCCGCTGGAGGTGGAGTTTGAGAACCAGACAGGCGCAGCGCCTGCAGGGACTCAATATACGGTTATGATGCGCCACGGCAGTGCGCCAGAGATGGAACTGGTACCAAAAAGCGGTACTGCCGCCACTCGCTTTACCTATGATTTTGTAAAAGAAGGCAACTACCAGGTTTGGTTAAAAGCCATAGCGCCAGATGGCTGCGTGCGCTACCAGACGGTACCGGCTCAGGTTACCGTTTACCCAATGCCAAGACCTTACTTCTCTGTGGACAACAAAGAAGGCTGCGGTCCGCTGACGGTAAGCCTCTCTAAAGCCAATATCACGGGCGACCAGCGTACCTGGCAGGTAACCGACCTCACCACCAGTGAGGTAGTTTACGGACCGGCAGTTTTCAATCCTGCTTCTACCGATAACTTCACCTTTATTGCGCTGCAGAATAAAACAGCTCTTAAAAAGGAATATCGTATTTCACTTCAGACTAGGTCTGCACAGGGTTGTACGGCAGATTCCAGCATTGTGGTTACCGTTCATCCAGAACCTAAAGCCTGGTTTGAGGTAATAGGCAGTACCAGCATTTGCGAGCCTTATACTATTAATGTAAAAAACAACTCCACCAACCCCAGTGGCACTACCTACACCTGGGAGTGGGGCGATGGTACCAGCACCACCAGTGCCAATACCAATCTTACTAAAACTTATACCAATACAGATTATAACGCTAACCTAAGCTTTCCGATTCGCCTCACGACCAGAACTCCATATGGTTGTGCGGTAGATTCTGTTATACAGATCTCGGTAGCGCCACGGGTGCTGGCAGATTTTGAAGCCGACCGACAGACTGGCTGTGCTCCCCTGCAGGTTAATTTTACCAACCGCTCACGCGGAAATACAGGCTCAGACAGTGGCTGGTTTATTCGTAAACCCGGTTCTACTACCTTCGAAGCACAGGGTAGTACCCTCAATAGCTTTAGCTTTACCAATACTGGTAATACCACGGTAACCTATGAGGTGCGATATGTAGCCACCAATGCAGCAGGATGTACCGATGAGAAAACGCGTGAGATCACAGTGTATCCCCAGGTTCAGCAACAGATTACTGCAGATGTTGTGCAGGGTTGCGGGCCACTAAAGGTTACCTTTAAAAATCTAAATCCCCAGCCCGATGTAAATTATACCTGGCAATGGGGCGATGGCAGTGCCGACGAAGTAACGACTACGGCTGCTACGATTACCCATACATTCGAGAACACCTCTACCAGTACACAGCGCCGTTATACAGTGAAGGTGCTGGCAGCACATACTGTATCTGGCTGTGTATCTACCTTTACCCAGGAGGTGGTGGTGTTTGCCCAGGTGCAGGCCAATGTTATTCCTTCTGCTACCGAAGGCTGTGGTCCGCTGCAGCTAAGCTTCCGGAACAACAGTTTAAATGCCGATTCGCACAGCTGGAAAATCATCAATAAATTTACAGGTGTGGAAGTGTTTACGGCCACAGATCGTGTACCTGTTATACCCCAGCTTACCAATACCAGCGACACTGATATAGTATACGAAGTAAGCTACAGGGCAGAGAGTGCAGATGCCTGCAGCAGCGAGCAGAAGCATAGCATCACCGTATATCCAACGGTGGTGGCAGACTTTAGCATGGATAAAGATGCTGCCTGCGGACCGCTTACGGTTGCCTTTTCAAATACAAACGTACAGCCCGGGGTGGAATACACCTGGCAGTGGGGCGATGGTAGTGCCGACGAAGTAACGACTACGGCTGCTACGATTACCCATACATTCGAGAATACCTCCACCACGGCTCAGCGTCTCTACAAGGTTAAACTGCTGGCAGAGAACACTACCACTGGCTGTAGGGCCACCATCATTAAAGAAGTAGTGGTATATGCCCAGGTGCAGGCAAGTGTGGTGCCATCGGCAACAGCGGGCTGCAGTCCTCTGCAGGTAAACATTCAGAATAACAGCCAGAATGCCGATAGTCACAGCTGGCAGGTGGTCAATACGAGTGATGGTACTGTGGTATTTACGTCTGCAGACCGTGTTCCGGACCTGCCGCAGCTTACAAATACCAACACCACCAATACCAATCTGGTGTACGAGGTAATCTATAAGGCGTTCAGCGCCCAGAGCTGTACCAGCGAACAGAAGTTTAACATTACGGTATATCCTGCTGTAACAGCTGCTTTCAGTCAAGATAAAACTGTTGGCTGCAATCCGCTGGAGGTGACATTTACCAATTCCAATATACAGCCTGATGTAACCTACACCTGGCAATGGGGCGATGGCAGTGCCGATGAAACCACCACTACAGAAGCAAGCATTACCCACAGATTTGAGAATACCTCAACTTCTGTGCAGCGCAGGTTTACCGTACGCCTGCTGGCAAGCAATGCCACCACCGGCTGTAACGCTACTACTACTGAAGAGGTAATTGTATACCCACAGGTAATGGCCAATGTAGCACCCTCTGTTACCGAAGGCTGTGGTCCGCTGCAGCTAAGCTTCCAGAATAACAGCCAGAATGCCGACACCCACAGCTGGCGGGTGGTCAGAAAAGATAATGGAACAGAGGTATACAGCAGTACTAACCGCATACCCGATGTGCCGCTCCTGACTAACGAGACAAGCAGCCCGCTGGTATTTGAAGTATTCTATAAGGCTACCAGCCCTCAGGGTTGCAGCAGCCAGCAAAAGCACGATATTACCGTGTTTCCTGGTATTGCTGCAGGCTTTAATATGGATGTGAATGCGGCAGCCTGCGGACCTACCACAGTTACCTTTACCAATAATAACATTCAGGCAGGGGTAGAATATACATGGAACTGGGGCGATGGTACGGCTCCAGAACTTACCACCACCGAAACCACAATTCAGCACACCTTTACCAACGACAGAATTGACCGCAGCAGGTTCTACGAAGTTACCCTAACGGCTACCAACGCAGCTTATGGCTGTAAATCAGTATTCCGCCAGACAGTAACGGTAAATCCTACTCTGCAGGTAAGTGTAAACCCAGATAAAGAAGTGATTTGCTCGCCTGATAAGGTTGTTTTTGCCAACAGGTCGCAGAACGTGAGCACCCATGAGTGGTGGTACCGCCTGAAGGGCACCACTGATCAACTGGATGTGCGTAATTCTGCCGAGGTAGAATACCTGTTTAACAACAACACCGATGCAGTACAGGAAATAGAAGTGGTTTATAGGGGTACGAATAGCAATGGTTGTTCTGCCACCGCTGTGCATGCCATCACTGTCTATCCTGACCTGGAGCCTAATTTCACGGTAGACGATGACCGGCCAAACCTGCCAAACGCAGTGGTCAGCATCAGCAATACCACACCACATGCCAGTGCCTGGACCTACCAGTGGAATTTTGGTGATGGCACTACCAGCACAGAAGTGGACCCCGCGGCTAAAACTTACAATGCCTTCGGCACCTACATCATCACACTCACCATCTCTAACGGCCGCTGTACAGCTACCTATACCAAAGAAATAAAGGTAGGCGATACCGCACCTGTGGTAGATTTTGAATCTGTGCCGATAGCCGGTTGCGCACCACTGCCCATACAGTTCAACAACCAGAGCCAGTATACCGATCCGAACAGCTATTACTGGGACTTTGGAGATGGGAAAGGTTTCTCTACGGCAGAAAGCCCCTCATATACCTACTTTACGCCTGGTCAGTACGAGGTTACCCTTACGGCCCGAAACCGTACCGGCGAAACCAACAGCATGACCAAGAAAATGGTAACTGTATACGGTGTGCCTAAAGCAGATTTCAGTGTGCGTGATGCAGTGGTGAACGTTCCCGGAGAACCTGTCTATGTAGCGAACTTCTCCATAGATGCCACTACCTATCACTGGGATTTTGGCGATGGCACCACCTATACCGATAAAAACCCGGTACACTACTACCAACAGCCCGGTATTTACAGCATTACCCTGATTGCTTCCAACGAATGGGGCTGTGCCGATACCCTGCATATGCCGGAGGTTGTAACGGCAGAGGCGGGTGGTAAGATCAAAATCCCGAATGCCTTCACGCCGGATCCCGGCGGGCCTAATGGCGGCGGCATCGACGAAGGAAATAATGATGTATTCTTCCCGGTACTGGATGGTGGTATTACCAAATACAACATGCGCATTTACAACAGGTGGGGCGAGCTGCTGTTCGAATCTGCCGACCGCAGAAAAGGATGGGATGGCTATTACAAAGGCCGCCTGTGTAAATCAGATGTATACGCCTATAAAATTTATGTAGAGTTTAGCGATGGCAAAACCCTGCAGGAAATAGGTGACGTAACCTTGATACGCTAA
- a CDS encoding RNase III inhibitor (COG2110 Predicted phosphatase homologous to the C-terminal domain of histone macroH2A1), which translates to MARLVLIQGDITKQKADAIVNAANTSLQAGGGVDGAIHKVGGPSIQKACKAIIKKQGELKTGEAVLTTAGKLPARFVIHTAGPVWEGGDKGESRLLADCYRNSMFLAHEKLLKSVAFPNISTGVYGFPKEQAAEIALGIVRSLLEEEEAYNVEEVRFVCYDEENFKLYRQRMKGEMVDCG; encoded by the coding sequence ATGGCGCGTCTGGTTCTAATACAGGGAGATATCACAAAGCAAAAAGCAGATGCTATTGTAAACGCTGCCAATACAAGCCTGCAGGCAGGTGGCGGTGTAGACGGGGCAATCCACAAGGTTGGAGGACCATCCATCCAAAAGGCCTGTAAAGCGATTATAAAAAAGCAGGGCGAGCTTAAAACCGGCGAAGCCGTGCTGACAACCGCCGGTAAACTGCCTGCCCGCTTTGTGATCCATACGGCAGGTCCGGTTTGGGAAGGTGGCGATAAGGGAGAATCCAGGCTTTTGGCAGACTGCTACCGCAATAGTATGTTCCTGGCGCATGAGAAACTACTAAAGTCTGTTGCTTTTCCAAACATCAGCACCGGCGTGTATGGTTTCCCCAAAGAGCAGGCCGCTGAAATCGCTCTGGGCATTGTTCGTTCACTGCTGGAAGAAGAGGAGGCTTATAATGTAGAGGAGGTCAGGTTTGTTTGCTATGATGAGGAGAATTTTAAACTCTACCGGCAGCGCATGAAAGGAGAGATGGTAGATTGTGGGTGA